The DNA segment AGGCAATGGGCCTCCGCCGCCTGAAGATCATGGCCTTCTCAAACCGGTTTTCCCTGCCTGCCAGCAACCGTTTAATATTGCTGCGGTGGGTGAACCAGATAAACAGGACCATAAGCACACTGAAGACTCCCAGGCTGGATGCCAGGGTGCCGTCGTGCAGGAAGGTAATCAGAGGGAATAGCGTTACGGCCGACATGGAGCCCACGCTGACGTAGCCGGTAATAATCAGGACCAGCACCCATACTATCACGCCTATCAGTACCGCCAGGGGGAAGAGATGAATCAGCATTCCTGCCAGGGTTCCGACGCCCTTGCCGCCGCGAAAGCTGGCA comes from the Candidatus Neomarinimicrobiota bacterium genome and includes:
- the plsY gene encoding glycerol-3-phosphate 1-O-acyltransferase PlsY, giving the protein MILLLILLLLSYLAGSIPTSIIVGQVTRGIDIRDYGSGNAGGTNAFRVLGWKAGLVVMIVDVFKGWFAAAVIASWTIGGALGQLPTSDQNLIAILCGGAAVLGHTFTVFASFRGGKGVGTLAGMLIHLFPLAVLIGVIVWVLVLIITGYVSVGSMSAVTLFPLITFLHDGTLASSLGVFSVLMVLFIWFTHRSNIKRLLAGRENRFEKAMIFRRRRPIA